The window CACGACCATAAAGAAAAGTCGATCCCCTTTGCACCTGCTGGCCAATGAGGTTGACCATTTTTTCAGGCATCTGGGTTATAATTAGCACCATTTTGCGCTGGTTGAACATGGCCATGAAATAGTCGGCCACGAGAGCTGTAACAAAAACACTGGTCAAAGAATACAGCATTAGATCAGTATTTAAAAACATAAAACCAAAGCCGAATAGAACCAGGTTAAATATGAAGCCGCTTTGACCAATGCGAATATTAAATTTTTGAAAAAGTATAACTCCAATAATATCCAGTCCTCCAGTAGAACCAAAAGAACGTAGACTAATTCCCATGCCTGCCCCAAGCAAAATACCGTAGCTAAGCGCAGCAAGAAAACTGTCTGTGATGGGCAGTTCAAGATGAACTGTTTCCAGAAAAAAAGCTGTTGCCAGCAGTCCATACAGGCTGTAAAAGAAAAAACGCCTGCTCACTAACCACAACCCAACCACAAATACAGGTATGTTAAGGACCAGCATCCAAATCCCCGGACTCATTATCCCTGTTATATAGAATAGAAAAAGACTCAGCCCTGAAAAACCTCCGGCAATGAATTCATGATGAATAGCCACTCCATTTATTCCTACAGCTATTATCAAACCAGCCAGGGTCATGAGACCAAGACACCAGGCATGTCCATAAACAAAGCTTCTAAGAAATGTAGACATAATAATTTACTCCTTTATTTACTCTGACAATCCAGGCATCTTTAACCACTTTGATGGAATCCGGCAAATCCTGTTTTTTATATCGAGTTTCGCAGCGACTTGACCCTTTATCTCCAGTACACTATCCTGTGATATTGTGATCATCAGCCCTCGTACAACTTATAAATTAAGTATCTGTTCAACTTTATTAAAGTGTGGGGACAGGCACTCTCCATACCACAAACAAGGCATAGATACATATTCAGGTTAATCAATGAACTTTACCCCTATTTCTTTAAAACACCAGGATCAGTTCAATGTTCTTTTACAGAATACTGATCAAATAGCATCTGACTACAGCTTTGCGAATATCTATGGCTGGGCGGACGAGTATGGTCTTGAAATATCTTTCAGTAATGATCTGGCATGGATCAGACAGACCAGGCCGCGCACAATGTATTGGGCACCGGTGGGTAACTGGAAAAGAAACTGGACAGAATCATTTCAGCATATCCCGACCAAAACTGAAATCGTCAGAATTCCTGAAAAACTGGCCGAAATATGGCAGAAAGACTTGCCGGGTATGAGCATTTTTTCCGACAGGGAACACTGGGATTACCTTTACTCAGTCAGTGAACTTGTGGAACTTAAAGGCAACAGGTTTCATAAAAAGAAAAACCTCTATAATCAGTTTATAAAAAAATATAATTTCAGTTATGTGGAGTTAGAAAAAAAATATATTGAAAAAGCCCTGGCCCTTCAGACCGAATGGTGCCTGTGGAAAGAATGTGACGACTCAGGAGCACTTGAGGCGGAAAACAATGCTATTGTCAGGGTTTTTTCACGCTGGGAAGAACTCACCGGCCTTTTCGGGGCTGGACTTATGATAGACCAGGACATGGTAGCCTACACAGTAGCCGAAGCACTGCCCGACAACACACTGGTTATTCACTTTGAAAAGGGGTGCCCCGGCTACAAGGGAGTTTATCAGGCCATAAACAAGCTCTTTCTTGAACACTCAGCATCTGAATACACTGTGGTCAACCGCGAACAGGACCTGGGAGATCCAGGACTGAAAAAAGCAAAGGAAAGCTATAACCCCATTGATTTTTTGAAAAAATTCAATGCCAGGCTATAAAAACATGAAGCTTGCGGAACATGGCAAGATTGATTCAAAAACGCGTCTGCTTCGACTTTAAAAAATAGCCAGCTTTGAAGACTTCCTGGTTATTCTTCTTCCAGCTTATGCCAGTATTTGCATTTCTTTTCCGGACAGGCAAGGTGCTCACCTCGGGTTTTAGTGGATTTACGCACCAGGATCCTGGAATCGCATTCAGGGCAAGGCTCCTCAACAGGGTAGTTCCAGACAGCGTAATCACATTTTGGATACTGGTCACAACCATAGAATACCTTACCCCGTCTGCTGCCCTTTTCCACAATTTGACCCTGACAGCCATCCACAGGACAAGGTATGCCTGTAGAAAAAGGCTTGGAAAATTTACATTTTGGATAATTGTCACAGGCAATGAATCTGCTTCCTGTACGCGCCTTTTTCATAACCAGATCGCCCTTACAGTCAGGGCAGATTCCTACTTTCTCTCTTATTACAGGTTCTGCCTCGAGAACATTTATTTTACCATCTTCATCGCGATTGAAATTGGCCGTACTTTTACAGTCAGGATAACCTGAACATGCCAGGAAGGCCCCGTTGCGCCCAAACCTGATGAGCATGTTTTTTCCGCATTTCTCACACTTGATATCAGTTTCCTTGCCTGCCTTGACTGTAGCCATTTCCTTTTTAGCTTTATCCAGAGTTGGATAAAACTCATCTGTAAAATGCTTTAAAAGCATAACCCAGTCTTTGTTCCCTTCTGCTACTGTATCCAGATCACCTTCCATCTGGGCAGTAAATGTAGTATCCATTAATGAAGAAAAGTGTTTGACAAGCAGGTCACATACCTCGGAGCCAAGCTCAGTGGGCAGGAAGTTTTTCTCCTCAAGAGTAACGTATTCCCTGTCCATAAGCGTGGAAATAATGGCCGCATAAGTTGAAGGTCTCCCAATGCCCAGTTCTTCAAGTTTGCGCACCAGTGAAGCTTCCGAATATCTTGCTGGAGGCTGGGTGAACTTCTGGTCTTTAGTCAGATTTTCCAGATCAAGGATTTCATCTTTTGTCAGCTTGGGCAATGAGATATCATCCTTTTTTCCTCCACCTGAATAAACACGGAGAAACCCGTCAAAAATCAGGCGCTCACCTTTACTTCTCCACAAAGTATTGGCTGCGGACACGGTCACTGTGGTATCCCAGAACCTGGCTGCCGCCATCTGAGAAGCCATGAATCTTTCCCAGATAAGTCTGTACAGAGAGTAATCCTGTTTCGCAAGATAGGGTTTGACATCTTCCGGGGTTATCAGAGGATCAACCGGTCTGACTGCTTCGTGAGCGTCCTGAGCTGATCCTTTGGATTTGAAAAACCTTGTCTTTGGGGGATAATAATCCTTGCCGAGACTGGATACAATCCATTGTTTGGCTGCCTGCTGAGAATCCTTGGACACTCTTACCGAATCAGTACGCATATAGGTGATCAGCGCTGTAGTTCCTTTAGCCCCAAGCTCCAGCCCTTCATAAAGACGCTGAGCCACAGACATGGTTCTTTTGGCTGTAAAGCCCAGACGACTGCTGGCTTCCTGCTGCAGGGTAGAGGTGATAAAAGGCGGCTTGGGGTCGCGCTTGCGCTCCTTTTCCTCAACAGAGTCAACCTTGAACTCTGCCTTTTTAACAATAGCTTCAAGGTTATCAGCCTCTTCCTGAGAACCTACATGGGCCTTTTTATTGTCTATCTTCCAGAGTTGAGTTTCAAAACCTTCTTTTTGTGCATTGGCAAGCATGGCCTTGAAAACCCAGTATTCTTCAGGCTTAAACGCCTGTCTCTCCCTTTCGCGCTCCACTATCATACGCAGAGCCACAGACTGAACCCGTCCTGCTGACAGACCACGCTTA is drawn from Desulfonatronovibrio magnus and contains these coding sequences:
- a CDS encoding YitT family protein, which gives rise to MSTFLRSFVYGHAWCLGLMTLAGLIIAVGINGVAIHHEFIAGGFSGLSLFLFYITGIMSPGIWMLVLNIPVFVVGLWLVSRRFFFYSLYGLLATAFFLETVHLELPITDSFLAALSYGILLGAGMGISLRSFGSTGGLDIIGVILFQKFNIRIGQSGFIFNLVLFGFGFMFLNTDLMLYSLTSVFVTALVADYFMAMFNQRKMVLIITQMPEKMVNLIGQQVQRGSTFLYGRGAYSGERKKIVLTVVNNFQLKRLEEIIFTNDPDAFVIIENTFNVLGKGFSKRMVF
- a CDS encoding DUF2156 domain-containing protein, which translates into the protein MNFTPISLKHQDQFNVLLQNTDQIASDYSFANIYGWADEYGLEISFSNDLAWIRQTRPRTMYWAPVGNWKRNWTESFQHIPTKTEIVRIPEKLAEIWQKDLPGMSIFSDREHWDYLYSVSELVELKGNRFHKKKNLYNQFIKKYNFSYVELEKKYIEKALALQTEWCLWKECDDSGALEAENNAIVRVFSRWEELTGLFGAGLMIDQDMVAYTVAEALPDNTLVIHFEKGCPGYKGVYQAINKLFLEHSASEYTVVNREQDLGDPGLKKAKESYNPIDFLKKFNARL
- the topA gene encoding type I DNA topoisomerase, which codes for MSKDLIIVESPAKVKTIKKFLGKDYLVDASVGHIRDLPKKTLGVSEDGNFEPEYEIIYGKKKIVTRLQQSAKKAGRIYLAPDPDREGEAIAWHIAELIKKQNTNISRIQFNEITSRAVKEALENPRALNENLFNSQQARRILDRLVGYKISPLLWSKVKRGLSAGRVQSVALRMIVERERERQAFKPEEYWVFKAMLANAQKEGFETQLWKIDNKKAHVGSQEEADNLEAIVKKAEFKVDSVEEKERKRDPKPPFITSTLQQEASSRLGFTAKRTMSVAQRLYEGLELGAKGTTALITYMRTDSVRVSKDSQQAAKQWIVSSLGKDYYPPKTRFFKSKGSAQDAHEAVRPVDPLITPEDVKPYLAKQDYSLYRLIWERFMASQMAAARFWDTTVTVSAANTLWRSKGERLIFDGFLRVYSGGGKKDDISLPKLTKDEILDLENLTKDQKFTQPPARYSEASLVRKLEELGIGRPSTYAAIISTLMDREYVTLEEKNFLPTELGSEVCDLLVKHFSSLMDTTFTAQMEGDLDTVAEGNKDWVMLLKHFTDEFYPTLDKAKKEMATVKAGKETDIKCEKCGKNMLIRFGRNGAFLACSGYPDCKSTANFNRDEDGKINVLEAEPVIREKVGICPDCKGDLVMKKARTGSRFIACDNYPKCKFSKPFSTGIPCPVDGCQGQIVEKGSRRGKVFYGCDQYPKCDYAVWNYPVEEPCPECDSRILVRKSTKTRGEHLACPEKKCKYWHKLEEE